A genomic region of Pseudomonadota bacterium contains the following coding sequences:
- the zapE gene encoding cell division protein ZapE encodes MELKRRYQQLIDSGEALADPAQAEAVEILCDLTKRLVERADTPSTGPSVTRALRALLGRSRESSTGPVKGLYMWGGVGRGKTWLMDLFYECLPLEQRYRAHFHRFMYEVHNTLATLQDTSDPLKHVAAHFAERAQVLCFDELFVSDITDAMLLGTLFGELFDRGVTLIATSNVPPSRLYKDGLQRARFLPAIGLLEQHTRVLNLDGGTDYRLRLLERAEIYHHPLDEQAKRNLNQYFDAFCTDGQCHGGPLHIEGRSIQVERVADGVVWFDFFAICDGPRGQVDYIQIAQEFHTVMVSAVPVLNSQMENQARRFIALVDEFYDRNVKLILSAAAPLEGLYAGERLNFEFERTHSRLLEMQSTEYLARAHLP; translated from the coding sequence ATGGAGCTCAAGCGACGCTACCAGCAACTCATCGATAGCGGCGAGGCCCTAGCCGACCCCGCGCAGGCAGAAGCCGTCGAGATACTCTGCGATCTGACCAAGCGGCTGGTTGAAAGGGCCGACACACCGTCCACGGGGCCATCTGTTACCCGCGCCCTTAGGGCGCTCTTGGGTCGCTCGCGCGAGTCGAGCACCGGTCCTGTGAAAGGCCTTTACATGTGGGGCGGTGTGGGGCGAGGTAAGACCTGGCTCATGGATCTCTTCTACGAGTGTCTGCCGCTCGAGCAACGCTATCGCGCCCACTTCCACCGCTTCATGTACGAAGTGCACAACACGCTCGCCACCTTGCAGGACACGAGCGATCCGCTCAAACACGTCGCCGCCCACTTCGCCGAGCGTGCTCAGGTGCTGTGTTTCGACGAGTTGTTTGTCTCGGACATCACGGACGCCATGCTCCTGGGCACGCTGTTCGGCGAACTGTTCGACCGAGGCGTCACGCTGATAGCAACGTCCAACGTACCGCCATCACGGCTTTACAAGGACGGCTTGCAGCGCGCGCGTTTCCTGCCTGCGATCGGCCTACTCGAGCAACACACACGAGTGCTAAACCTCGACGGAGGTACGGACTATCGCCTGCGCCTGCTCGAACGCGCTGAGATCTACCATCATCCACTCGATGAGCAGGCTAAGCGGAATCTCAACCAGTACTTCGACGCCTTCTGCACCGATGGACAGTGCCACGGTGGCCCACTGCACATCGAAGGGCGCTCGATCCAGGTCGAGCGCGTTGCGGACGGTGTTGTCTGGTTCGACTTCTTCGCGATCTGCGACGGGCCTCGCGGCCAGGTGGACTACATACAGATCGCTCAGGAGTTCCATACGGTGATGGTCTCCGCGGTGCCAGTGCTGAACTCGCAGATGGAAAACCAGGCGCGGCGCTTCATCGCCCTGGTGGATGAGTTCTACGATCGCAATGTGAAGTTGATTCTGTCGGCCGCGGCACCCTTGGAAGGCCTTTACGCTGGGGAGCGACTCAACTTTGAGTTTGAGCGTACACACAGCCGCCTGCTCGAGATGCAAAGCACGGAGTACCTAGCGCGTGCACACCTGCCGTGA
- a CDS encoding CPBP family intramembrane glutamic endopeptidase: MASSAVPARRETRDLMLLGIAMVSTAVFLFYALFYPLSFVAPEFVFGGPSTALSYLCPPERANALLLNGGTVVSLVIAAPFVEEVLCRGFMLGRLAAKWGRRTAVISSSMVFALLHQDVLGAFVFGVFACLGYFRFQSLAAPIILHAANNLVVYFRRYLVPRAA, from the coding sequence GTGGCGTCATCGGCCGTACCCGCCAGGCGGGAGACGAGGGACCTAATGCTGCTCGGCATTGCGATGGTGAGCACGGCTGTGTTTCTGTTCTACGCGCTGTTCTACCCTCTATCGTTCGTGGCGCCGGAGTTTGTCTTTGGTGGGCCATCGACGGCTCTGAGCTACTTGTGCCCCCCCGAGCGAGCAAACGCGCTACTCCTCAATGGGGGCACGGTGGTGTCATTGGTGATTGCTGCACCGTTCGTGGAAGAGGTGCTATGTCGTGGGTTCATGCTCGGGCGACTAGCGGCAAAGTGGGGACGGAGGACGGCCGTGATCTCCTCCTCGATGGTATTCGCCCTGCTCCATCAGGACGTGTTGGGCGCCTTCGTCTTCGGCGTCTTCGCCTGCTTGGGCTACTTCCGATTCCAATCCCTTGCGGCGCCGATCATCTTGCACGCCGCTAATAACCTCGTGGTGTATTTCCGACGATACCTCGTACCCCGGGCGGCGTAG